The Watersipora subatra chromosome 1, tzWatSuba1.1, whole genome shotgun sequence genome has a window encoding:
- the LOC137403812 gene encoding protein lin-9 homolog isoform X2 has protein sequence MSGSIQPLISRALLLGGNDFQAVLRENFPDLGTELMRKSEWNKIRRLMGKPRRCSAAFFQEERNNLEQRRQKIRLIQQRKMTELSEADMKDLPDQIPLPLVIGTGVTALLRSPQDGLYAGTIDAVDTMNNTYRITFDRAGLGTHTVPDYEVLSNRLQDTIPLSSFQHRIRPARYTGTISPPHRSSHLQLDNDPLLGFAPLHSRLLGDQSGTIGGFPVKFLVQVTKLSKSLSIKREKVDELKSMNAKAEKFQSYLEPLSVEFQKRYAYDILELEEINRRLEEQLSAVQIYSHELSMEQGVDGADTSQETRHGCDLEAKAMFERRMEDLKCTIQSPSMAALITKLTAMLLQLKAVSEGDVNALDLRSIQNALEGIRLSTDSTNSSCFRNNVEVHVNHIQSCLTQMGNLHAFTSSADRYL, from the exons ATGAGTGGTTCTATTCAACCCTTGATCAGTAG GGCGCTTCTTCTTGGCGGAAACGATTTTCAAGCAGTACTGAGGGAGAACTTTCCTGACCTCGGCACCGAGCTCATGCGGAAGTCGGAGTGGAATAAGATACGCCGATTAATGGGTAAACCAAGAAG GTGTTCAGCGGCATTCTTCCAAGAAGAGCGAAACAACCTTGAGCAGCGGAGACAGAAAATACGGCTGATACAACAGCGAAAAATGACAGAGCTTTCCGAGGCTGACATGAAGGACTTGCCGGATCAGATACCTCTGCCTCTAGTCATTGGCACAGGTGTCACAG CGCTGCTGAGAAGCCCTCAGGATGGGCTCTATGCTGGCACCATCGACGCTGTTGACACAATGAACAACACATACAGAATAACATTTGATAGGGCAGGTCTGGGCACACATACAGTACCTGACTACGAAGTGCTCTCTAACAG GCTGCAAGATACAATACCCCTATCCTCATTCCAACACAGAATTCGTCCTGCACGATACACCGGCACAATATCTCCTCCTCACAGAAGTAGTCATCTCCAACTG GATAATGACCCGTTGCTTGGATTCGCCCCACTTCACTCGCGCCTTCTCGGTGACCAGTCAGGGACCATTGGGGGATTTCCAGTCAAGTTCCTTGTGCAGGTCACCAAACTTTCCAAGTCACTTTCCATCAAACGTGAGAAAGTTGATGAACTGAAATCAATGAATGCCAAAGCAGAAAAATTTCAATCTTATTTAGAACCCCTTTCTGTAGAATTTCAAAAGAG GTATGCCTATGATATACTAGAATTAGAAGAGATAAATCGGCGTCTGGAAGAACAACTGTCAGCTGTTCAGATCTATAGCCACGAGCTGTCAATGGAACAAGGGGTTGATGGGGCAGACACATCACAGGAAACGAGGCATGGTTGTGATTTAGAGGCTAAGGCCATGTTTGAACGGCGCATGGAAGACCTCAAATGCACGATTCAGTCGCCTAGTATGGCCGCACTCATTACCAAACTAACAGCCATGCTGTTACAACTTAAG GCTGTCAGCGAGGGAGATGTCAATGCGCTTGACTTGCGATCTATACAGAATGCACTAGAAGGTATCAGACTCTCTACAGATTCAACTAATAGCAG
- the LOC137403812 gene encoding protein lin-9 homolog isoform X1: protein MADAKVVRDGIASARKRPSRNVKRNRRITQQDAKSESPRKQAKPAPILKSEKEIAQSNGLRLKNILKLPKAHKWVCYEWFYSTLDQALLLGGNDFQAVLRENFPDLGTELMRKSEWNKIRRLMGKPRRCSAAFFQEERNNLEQRRQKIRLIQQRKMTELSEADMKDLPDQIPLPLVIGTGVTALLRSPQDGLYAGTIDAVDTMNNTYRITFDRAGLGTHTVPDYEVLSNRLQDTIPLSSFQHRIRPARYTGTISPPHRSSHLQLDNDPLLGFAPLHSRLLGDQSGTIGGFPVKFLVQVTKLSKSLSIKREKVDELKSMNAKAEKFQSYLEPLSVEFQKRYAYDILELEEINRRLEEQLSAVQIYSHELSMEQGVDGADTSQETRHGCDLEAKAMFERRMEDLKCTIQSPSMAALITKLTAMLLQLKAVSEGDVNALDLRSIQNALEGIRLSTDSTNSSCFRNNVEVHVNHIQSCLTQMGNLHAFTSSADRYL from the exons ATGGCTGATGCAAAAGTTGTCCGAG ATGGTATTGCAAGTGCTAGAAAGAGACCCAGTCGTAATGTCAAACGTAATCGTCGTATCACTCAGCAGGATGCTAAATCAGAATCACCCAGAAAGCAGGCAAAACCAGCTCCTATTCTCAAGAGTGAAAAAGAAATAGCTCAAAGCAATGGTTTGAGGCTAAAGAACATATTGAAGTTGCCCAAAGCCCATAAATGGGTGTGCTATGAGTGGTTCTATTCAACCCTTGATCA GGCGCTTCTTCTTGGCGGAAACGATTTTCAAGCAGTACTGAGGGAGAACTTTCCTGACCTCGGCACCGAGCTCATGCGGAAGTCGGAGTGGAATAAGATACGCCGATTAATGGGTAAACCAAGAAG GTGTTCAGCGGCATTCTTCCAAGAAGAGCGAAACAACCTTGAGCAGCGGAGACAGAAAATACGGCTGATACAACAGCGAAAAATGACAGAGCTTTCCGAGGCTGACATGAAGGACTTGCCGGATCAGATACCTCTGCCTCTAGTCATTGGCACAGGTGTCACAG CGCTGCTGAGAAGCCCTCAGGATGGGCTCTATGCTGGCACCATCGACGCTGTTGACACAATGAACAACACATACAGAATAACATTTGATAGGGCAGGTCTGGGCACACATACAGTACCTGACTACGAAGTGCTCTCTAACAG GCTGCAAGATACAATACCCCTATCCTCATTCCAACACAGAATTCGTCCTGCACGATACACCGGCACAATATCTCCTCCTCACAGAAGTAGTCATCTCCAACTG GATAATGACCCGTTGCTTGGATTCGCCCCACTTCACTCGCGCCTTCTCGGTGACCAGTCAGGGACCATTGGGGGATTTCCAGTCAAGTTCCTTGTGCAGGTCACCAAACTTTCCAAGTCACTTTCCATCAAACGTGAGAAAGTTGATGAACTGAAATCAATGAATGCCAAAGCAGAAAAATTTCAATCTTATTTAGAACCCCTTTCTGTAGAATTTCAAAAGAG GTATGCCTATGATATACTAGAATTAGAAGAGATAAATCGGCGTCTGGAAGAACAACTGTCAGCTGTTCAGATCTATAGCCACGAGCTGTCAATGGAACAAGGGGTTGATGGGGCAGACACATCACAGGAAACGAGGCATGGTTGTGATTTAGAGGCTAAGGCCATGTTTGAACGGCGCATGGAAGACCTCAAATGCACGATTCAGTCGCCTAGTATGGCCGCACTCATTACCAAACTAACAGCCATGCTGTTACAACTTAAG GCTGTCAGCGAGGGAGATGTCAATGCGCTTGACTTGCGATCTATACAGAATGCACTAGAAGGTATCAGACTCTCTACAGATTCAACTAATAGCAG